One genomic region from Bubalus kerabau isolate K-KA32 ecotype Philippines breed swamp buffalo chromosome 7, PCC_UOA_SB_1v2, whole genome shotgun sequence encodes:
- the LOC129658002 gene encoding LOW QUALITY PROTEIN: 60S ribosomal protein L37-like (The sequence of the model RefSeq protein was modified relative to this genomic sequence to represent the inferred CDS: substituted 2 bases at 2 genomic stop codons), with the protein MTNGTSLLGKRENKTHTLCRHCGSKAYHLLKLTCGKCGYPAKQKRKYKWSAKAKAKGXNTTETGXMRHLKIVYRRFRHGFREGTTPKPKREAVAAFSSS; encoded by the coding sequence atgACAAATGGAACGTCATTGCTTGGAAAGCGTGAGAATAAGACGCACACGCTGTGCCGTCACTGTGGCTCTAAAGCCTACCACCTTCTGAAGTTGACCTGTGGCAAGTGTGGCTACCCTGCCAAGCAAAAGAGAAAGTATAAGTGGAGTGCTAAAGCTAAAGCTAAAGGATGAAATACCACAGAGACTGGTTGAATGAGGCACCTAAAAATTGTATACCGCAGATTCAGGCATGGATTCCGTGAAGGAACAACACCTAAACCCAAGAGAGAGGCTGTTGCAGCGTTCAGTTCATCTTAA